A window of Grus americana isolate bGruAme1 chromosome 15, bGruAme1.mat, whole genome shotgun sequence genomic DNA:
CTGTCAGAAATACACTACCACAAGCCTTTAAACTCCCCGTTTATCACAGCAGTATCAGTAATTGGTTCTTAAAGTGATGTGTGATTCTTCTTTAATGGCACTGTTACAATACTGGTTTTCCAACTCATTGGTTTCCTTCCTCTGCGAAAGTAACCAAACAGCAATTCCAACATGGCTATCCCACAGGAACATTTTAGTATTTGGAAACACTCAGATCTCCCTTACAATGCACTGATCTAGTGGACTAATGACCTTTAAAGCATCCTACAAAAAATGACAATAATCTACAAGTACTTGAAGGAGTAATTTATTGTatgacacacacaaaaccacagaatttaggctggaagggacctcaggaagTCATTTGGTGCAACACCCTGCAGGGGCAATACAATCAGGCTGCTCCAAGTCATATCCAGTCAATCTCTGaacacctccaaggatggaggttCCACAACAACCCCCCAACACCAGTATTTGAGGCCACCGCTGCTGCCGCCCAGGGCAGAGGCCCCAGGTCCTCTGTGCAGGCCACACCTGGGTAGCAGCGTCCTTCTCCTGAGACAGAGGTCCCTGCTGCAACGCGGTGCCAGGTACGCCGCCCTGCACTGCCTTCACACAGGCCCCAAGCCgtcctcagcagagctgctgggccCCTCCGGGGCCTGCCGCTACGTCCCGGCCCGAGCGCCCCGTGGGTCTGTCCTTCCGCCACTCCTCAGACATCAgcctcccacagcagcaggcgCAGCCGAAGGCGCCAGAAGCAGCGCCGAGGCACACCGTCCCGGAGCCCCGCCGGGCTCCCCACGCTCCCTCAGGAGCGGCAGCGTCCCCGGCTCCTCTCGCGAGAGGACGAGCCCGCCAAAAAGCCTCACAGCCGCGGCCCCTCAGCCCCGCCGCTCGCTCCCGCAGCGAAGCGACGCCGCGCAAAGCGCCCACCCATCCGGGCGACGCCCCCCGCCTTCCCGCGTACCTCCCCGTCTCCGCAGCTCGCTCGCTCCGCTGGCGAACACCGAGGTCGcagccgccaccgccgcccTCACGGCCGGGGGAAGACCACCCGCGGCTCGCGGGGCAGGCCTCTCGCCACGCCCCTTCTGGCGGGACGCTGGCGGCGCGAGCTGCCCGGGGCCCGGGCCTGCACCAGGGTGCGGTCACCTCTGCAGGCCGCGGGGAGTCCTGGCAGGGCACCGACCACCACCCTGACCTGCCCTGCGTGGGCCCGCAGTGCCACCTCCACAATGCTCCAATGCTCCTCTCCCACCATTCCAGGCAGAGGTGGGTCTGTTGCTACCAACAGCCTGTCAGGTCCTGCTCATGCTGACCTGTGCACTGAGAAGAGGCCAAATACCACCCAACGTACTCTCTGACCTGAAGAGATGCCAAGCAGgacaactgaaagaaaatgccttGGTGTTACTGATTTCTCCCATTATAGTGAGACaacatataaatacattaagGGCCTTACCCATAAGGAGCAGCTGTTGAATGCAGTAAGATACAGCACTGTTACGGGAAGTCAAACCTGTAAGAGACTAGGCAATGCTTTCATTTACAGTTGAGTACTAGAAGGGCTGATCACAACTATTTTGGTGTGAAAACAGTTTAGAAACTAAGAAAAGCCCCAGTCGAGGCAGgatagaaattatttctgtctccAGTAAGGAAACCACACATATAAAACATTACATTGTTTACATCATACCTGTAGATCACtatggtggaaaaaaataattcacatcCCTtgccagcctgcctggggaACCTTACACCTTTTAGTCCACTTTACCAGCCCTGCTGGAGCAAAACAGCTAGCATGTTACAAGCTATGCAGCACAGCATAACCCTTCTGTGACGGCTCCGATCACAACCCTTCCTCAGGCACCGTTCCTCCTTGGATAGCCCTGCTTTGCAGGGAGAAGGACCACGCCGCACACTATTATCAATCTGTCTGGTGCAGGAGATGCCAGATTCTACCTTCGCTATCTGCACCACGGAGCAACAGGACTTGGGGTAGGAATGGCCGTAAGGGTGCTGTAGGCAGCACTGTTCCAACTGAGGGCACCTCAGCTTCTTCTTCAGGTATGAGAATACGAGAGGAAATGAGTTCCTCAGTGATATAGAACTTTTTACAATAAgattggggggggaaaaaagcacagctcattttccttttttgaagaGCTCCTGCTTCATTTATTGTGCTTTATAATAACAGAATCTAGCGCTAACCCAGAAAGAATCCTGATCACATTACAGGCTTCATTAGCAAATAATTTGTAATTGCATAGGTCATTGTCTAACTTATGACTATACTAAAGCATTTTTATCATAGTTTTGGCAAAGGTAAGTCCTTTGTcccttatttattatttgtattacaatGGCGCCCAGAGACCCACTAAAGAAAAACTCAGCAAGGCTGGATGCTCTGGAAACACAGACCAGAAAACGTCCTCACTCTAGAGAGCTTACAATCTAAGAAAGCTTTGTAGATGTTTACATTAACAAGTCCCTTAAAAGATTTTATGTTTTGCAAGGTTCAAAATTATCAGAGCAGATCCAAAACACTCAAGGCAAATATATTCCGATTTGGTGGCCAATTTCCCTTATGTGCCACTTCACTCATCAAGTTAGTCAAATGCTGTCATCAATTTTCATTGCCTCAGTAGCAGGACAGATAAGAACAGAGTCACTGACCAGTTGGTGAACAGTGCTACAGCCCAGATTCTCAACAAGCTCCAGTGAATTCAGGTGACATGGGCCCAAATGCTCAACTCGCAGCCCTTCCAGGGAGGCtaattttcagaagttactAAATCTTCCCTTTCAAGTCAACTACAGTGTTACAGGATGGGTTTCCAGGCCCTGATGCACCACACAAATATCTCCATTAAGCTCTGAAAAATTCATACaatttcatgtaattttttatGTGCCATATAAGCTATAGCCATGAGTGTTACctgtttgtctttttaagaaaaaatagggGATAGCTGGAGGCAAAAATAATCTCTTAAAACCTCTATGTACTGACACATATTATcatgcaagaaggaaaaagaatgatAGCAGTAGCTAACTGCAGGCATTTTGGCTGAAGGTGTGAATCTACACGGAATATTTTTGTAGATGTTCCTCATGATCGTCATCCCCATGTTGCTGTTGATAATGCTGATACAATTTGGACCCCCAGGCTCCCCCCAttccttctgctgcaggaaagTGTCCGTTGGACATATTGAGTATAATAGAGGTCAAggatttaatgtaatttttggCCAGTGTGAGAGTCTCTATTTTGGAGAGTTTGTTCTCAGCTCTCACATGAGGGATCACCTCCCGCAAAGCCTGGAACGCGTTGTTGAGCTTGTGCATTCTCTGCCTCTCCCGCTCATTGCTTTCCAGTCTCCTCAAATGCCTGTCCTTATTGCTCCAGGGGTGCTTGGCTCTGGCTGTAGTCATCTTGCTGCTCTCCTTATTTCCCCCATTCCTCCTTTCTTTATGTCGCAAGCATTTCaccagttctttttttctcattgctgtCTCCTCAGAAAATGCTTCTTTGTCAACAGTATGcctttgcttctttcctttggttttagTCTTCATGTTTTGGTAGATGTACTGGTATTAAGCATCAATGTGCTGTAAAAACATGACACCGATATCTTTAACTGTTGCACAGTTCCATGCTGAACAAATGATCTGATGTAGGTTTGATATGTTTGTTTACTCGTTCACTACCAGAAAACCATCATTGGCTCATCAATTTAGTGATGTTCATTATAGAAGTTGTGAATGTCATTAGTTAAGATGACCTGTGCAGatgaacagaggagaaaatccCTTTTTAGAAAACAACAGATCCTCCTTCAGCTGGAAGGAAGAAGTTCCTTACAGGGGGAGCAGAGGCCAAGTGAATGGAACCATTGAAACAAAGATGCAGTGAATCCCCTACTGGTGTCCTCACATATGAGAAGCCAAGTGAAAAATAGACACCTCTACTTTCTTACGAGTAGACCTCAAACTAGAGATTTCTCCTCTCACTGCACATAAGAAAATGGTCTCCAAGCTGATCCAGTCTTCCTGTGGAAAGAGTGAACCACAACTCAAAAAACTGCACGAGTAAAATGGTCAATAGGTTTGATAACACATTGcctctgtttttttcatctcacatgcttctgttttcttccagctctAGTTACCACAAGTTACAATAACCCCATACACCGCCTCATCATACGTAGGCAGGCTTATGTGGGGGTGTTAGAACCTGCAGGGTCTTACTCGGAAAGTAATTTCTCCTTGAACTCCTGGTAATTGCTTTTTGTAGGAATAGGCTTCCACTGTATTTGTGAGCAGTCCACTAGAGGGAAACGTGATACACTAACTCAGAGGCGCTCAGAAACACCTAGCCAGTTTTCACCACAGCACCTCTGCGTTCTGGGCTAGTCCccgccacacacacacaaaaaagcatttCCCTCTTCCAACAACGATCAAATAATGGTGGGGCTCAATTGCAGTTTCTGCCCCAGtttaacagcagcagagcagtaCTTATTCTCCAGGTTATCCAAAAAGACACAGCAATGTTCCTTCCTCACATGTTAACGAGGCAGATGACACCACTGAAATTTTACCCTCCTTCAGCCCACATTCTGTGCCAACACTACATCTGAAGACAACAGCCTCATAGCAACCCTGCCTCTAACACCAGTGATCTATGGTACTATTTCCAAAATGCTTCCTTCCACTTTCTTCCCATCCACATAGTCATAGAAAGGtttggtcttaaaaaaaaaaaaaagtatttttatgttgATGCTATTATGTAGGAGTGGTTAGAGAGTCAGTGAGccaataaaaaacccaaacaaactagCCACAGGTGCTTGACTGTCCCAGTACAGAACATCAACCTTAGCTGGagcaggtggtgagcagttCCCGGGTGTGCTGCAGTAAATATCACttcctctctcatttctttAGAGACGTCTTCAGCTGCTTGGCATTCACAGTGACTCAGTTCTCTGCCTGCAAAGGCATCCTTGCCATCCCCATGCTCCTTCCTACCAGGGAGGCAACTTTGCCAGAAAGGACAGGAATTCACAAAGCAGTTTGGTTAGGGTAGCAGCCAGGTGACAAATGCCGAGAGAAAGACAGCACCTAACAGCTTGTGTTGCAGAAGCCTAGAAGAAACGCTAGACACACATGGGTATCTTAAGCAAGAAAACAGGACTAAAGCCAAGCACTGGGCTTGTTCTGGACTCTTAGTCTAACTCACTTGGCAGAAGAGACATATCTGCAGGACAGAAAAGTAAAGGCGGGCACAAAGTCACCTTCCCCCCTCCACCACAAAAAGCACTGCGGGGGAGAGCAGAGAGTGAGCAGCTGCTGTTTGGAAGGAAAGCAGCCCGCAGGACTTGGTGATGAGGAGGTTCACAGAGGCAGCCAGCAgagaaagctggaagaaaatggaagagaaaggaagcttCAGCAAACTGTGGGAGCAAAGTTGTCTGTAAGACTGCAGGCTAGGGGAAAGCAAACAGGATGATGTGGGATAAGTGGGTGCTTAGCTGGCCAAGGTTTGCTTTTGAACTGCTGCACGCTGCTGTAACCCCCTGAAAAACTACCTCATGGAGCCACAGCCAGGCTGCCGGGACCCCCATGGAGACAGCATGGGTGTGCAAGCAGGAAACAGAGATGAGAGGGAACCAGGACCAAcagacctggggggggggtgtcaagAGAAACCAAAAGAGAACAAGCAGCCAGATACCAGTGAACTTTCCACCCTCTGCACCCGTCCATCAGGGTCACAGCATCCCTCCTCTGTGACTTACCGCTGCCACCAGCTGTGGAGAAGCTGCCTAGGGCCCCAGGGGTGACCTAGCAGAGACCTgtgggaaggcaggagcagcaggagggtctgtggaggcagcagggctgctgcctgtCCTCCGGGCTGGGCCAGGCTCTGTCAGCAGGAGCCTGGGAAGGAACCAGGACCCACCCGGTGCTGAGAGGAAAGCTCCGGGGCCGGCAGGCAGGCGCTGCCCGGAGCTGTCGGAGCAGCGGCCAGGCCCCgagccccgctgccccggcaggtgcctgcgctgccccacgcccGCCGCGACACGTCGCTTTAGCGGGGGgggcgggcccggcccggcgcagGCGGGTGTCGCACGGCTCAGCGGCCGCCCCGCAGAGCCACCGGCCGTACGGGGAAGGCGGCACGCCTGCGTGGGGGCGAGGGAGTCGTGCCGAACACACGACCTCCTGCCCTCACCCTTTTTagccccagggaggggacagtgCGGGGAGCCAGCAGCCAGCACGAGGCACCGGGGCTTTGGATGTCACAGGGCTCTAAGTGACATCAAAACGGCAGGGAGGGGCAGGATGCAGCGTGCATCGAGGTGCTGCCACCAGACTGATCCCCGGCACTACAGGAGGGGTCAGCCTGGTCCTTACTGCAGCAGGTGGGGTGTCCTCGGGTGGGGGAGGCGAAAGCCCATCTCAGCTCCACTCTGCCAGGGCTGTGCAAGTTATCACACCACCTGCAGGAAGGGCCCACAGCCAAAACGCTCCCGACCCTTAGGAGACGACTGCCGATGGTAAAGATTGCAAATGCTCAAATTGTTTGCTAAAAGGTTCTATAGAAGACAGCTGCTCTAGTGCCATGGGACGTTTTACATCTGTTCTCAATAATGACCACTGTCTTGGTCAAGTTTCAGCCCAGTAGTTATATTTTACCTAATGAAGTTAAGTCATCTTGGTATCAGTTTCTCATTCCCAGGACTCAGACCAGCTGCGACACAACCTGTGGGCTTCCACAACAGCCCCACCACCTACCGACATCGCTGCAATGTGCCAGCACAACCTTTAGGTAACAGGCAAAGGGGGAAAACCagtgctctgctcctgccccatgGCCTGTTTCAGCCTGGGCAGTCTCAATCTCACATGAAAGCAGCTACTAACACACACAAGGACTACATTTACCTGGCGATCTTCGGTCCTTTCAGCACATGTACTTcgattaaaacaaacaagaaaatcatCTTCTAGAAATAAATTCAATACACACTGAGAAAAACGTATCATTAACCTGTTTCCTGAAGGGTACTTAGAAATTTTGAAATCTCCATTCTTCCTAGaggattaaaagaaatattcttgtTTTAGAATTACAGTTTGTATTTTAAGTATTGCTCCTCTACTGACTGCGTATACACGTTACCTGAAGTTCACGCAAGGGTGGTATTAGGAGAAATTAAAGGCAAATACACTATTTAGTGTGGACTCATCTGCTAGGGCTGTAGCCTTGAGCTCTTGGTACTTTTTCAACCTCTGGACACTAACAAAGATCTAATAGTAGAACTATACTAGACTGTGGACCTGATCCATCGCTGGCATCTGTTTAAGAATGAACAAACATAGACAAAGAGATTATAAATatataactgtattttatttttaatattaaatatttttaaattacaagcaGTTTCTTGAATCACACTATGCATGATAATCAATATACAGTagaaattacaatttaaaaatgtacacaATTTAAAGACATTTCGACCTGAAATTTATTAACTATGATATATTGCCATAAACCTCATACCTGTATTAAATTACAATAGGAAAACCTCATACCTATGATTTTGTTACATAGTTTCTCATTTACAAATAGAATTAAacattatatatacacacacatcaGTACCATTTATCATTTAAGTTACACCTACATCTGTGCAAGTTCAAACAATTTCATAAACAAAACTAACTGTAAGTCTTATTcaagtttctgaaaaacaggcTGCTGGTAttacaaatacttattttcaatAAGTTTATATGATGTTTGACTCTCCTCTAGATTTCTTCCAGTCTTGTACCAAAACCATTAACATACAGGGATATTTCTGTATGACTTAAAGCTGAAGTAATTTTGTATACTCCATTCTTATTTAAGGCTATTTCTTATAAGGCTAATATACTTGGATTCCACCCTTCACCAACTCCAACAAAAATAGCCATGTCACTAACACCTGACAATGCTGACATTTTAGCGTAGTgcttaattattaaaaaaaaaaaaaaggtcttcctACCAACCAGCCTCCTCATGAAAAAGATTGATTACTACATAAAAATCTGCTAAAAATACTGATAAAAAGAATGAGGCTTAAATGGCTTTCATTAGTGCATCAACAAGgatatgaaaaaatgtttaatccGCTCATTTCCATGAAAATGGCAGTTTCCATAAATGCAGTTATACACGCAACTTATCTGCGGCTTGGGGATGTGGGAGAGTACAGGTGTTTCCATTAAAACCAGACACTCTTCTCGCTCTGTTGGCTTCCCGCTACAGATCCTTGGTTCTAAACAGACTTCCTTAGGTGGGAAAAATCAGatcttttaaataacattagTAGCCAAATTGAGACAATGCCTTCATTGTTCAAGTAATCAAGGTATTCTACTagagaaggaattaaaatgTAACCAGTCCTCATAATAAACCATTGAAAATAGATACATGTACTTCTAAAACGGAAACCATGCTTAAGTAGCTAGTGCAAGAAATTACATATAGTTTAATGAATGATTTGTAACAAATCCCCTTATTATAATGTAACATGTTGGAATTACTGATTCATCTTCATTGTGCCACTGACTGCTAGGCAGATACATTTAAATATTGCTAGTAGTTGATCAGATTTTAAACTATaaatttttccagaaaagatcTTTTATATTATTGCAATCCAGCCTACTGgattactgaaattaaaaattatcatttaagTGAGGTGAGtcaactttaaatatttctttcttgtcaTCGTACAGCTGAAGAGGACATTGCCTTGCTTAGTACCACACACATCCCAGCtcgttttggaaaaaaatgctccTTTGGCAATTTGTGAGCAACGAGTCCACTTGGACGAAGGAGTAAACTTTCACTTCCTATGAAAGATCTTCTTTAAACCCAGggtaaagaataaaaatcttagATTTCAATCAAGCAAAGGAAATTCCTGATGTGCAAGATAAACACCTGATTTTCCagaattttaagaaacaaaatgcacaaCCAAATTGTAACATTCTGGAGTACAAGCTTTTATTTAACCTTGGactatattttaaatcaaatgatTCAAAATTAAGGCTGAACTCCAGGTCTGATACAGTAGATGTTTCACGACACAAGGGAGATAAGCCCACACATTCTTTGCAGACCATTATGGAGTTTCATTCTTAGTTTTGATTTTCCACACAAAGTATGCTAAGAATTATAGAAGACAGATGAGATACCTTAATCTAGCTGTATTAAGGAGTTGTGTTGGAATTATGGAATTTCTAAGCAATAATTTGTGCACGAAGTCTacctatatttttaaacattgagTAGCGCACAGCTTCCTTAAACCCTCTACAGTATATACTGTAAGCCTGTATTAAGAACTACTTGGCTTTGCCTCTTAAAGCATGTTTTGGGAAAAGACCATGAAAAATTCAGTTCCTTACTTCATACTGAAGAACAGTTCTGACTAACTTCGAACCTGAGTATCCCTTCAGATAGTTCTCAAAAACACATTGGCAACTTTAAATAACTTTATAACTAAATCATTCCCTTTTGATCGGTATGGAAACCATTCTGGTTAAGGGCTAAATAATAttggaaaaaagcaattaacatatttctgtcattttaaaacatacttaaaaaaatcaaaatacatatAGAGGTATACAAAACCAAACTTTACACATCTGAAACTATCTAGTCCTCCCATACATCACATGATGAAAATTCTCTGGTGACTGGATCTGAACACAGAGCACCTGGACCACCATTATACTGAAGACCCGCCAAAATAGCCACTAATACACAAAGCACTTCGTATTTCAGTACGTTTGTATTTTACTGTACTAAAATACAAACTACAAAGCCAGGCAAACCGTTCTTATCAGTGTCTCCTACAGATCCACAGCTGCATAAGGCATTCCAAGAGGTCAGGGATTTGTTTCTCAACTTTCGAGTAGTAAATAAGGATTTCTTGTTTTTTCCAAGCAGTTCAAAGGACTAAACTAGCTAAATGCATGGTAGAGTATGAAGGTTAAAAAACTCCACATTGTACTCCCTTCCCTACAGACAGCTTCAGAGCAAACTGTACTATACTGCATCTTTGGGTCAGTATGCATTTCAAGATGTACCACTGAGCCTTGCAGACATCTTAAAATAGGTCTGGCCTTTTAAAGGGTGCAAAATTGGGCGTTAACCATTAATCTAATTCTTAATTGTCATAACATCACTGAGAGGTAGATTTACCACAGGCCTGAATGGCAGCTCCAACCTGCAGTCAGCAGAAGAGTGAGCTTCAAAATTCACAGAATGTACAACTGAAGGGCCAAGCGCGCCCAAATCCAGTCGACTGAAATTAGTCTTTTTCTAAGATTCATAAATTCCACAGTTTTGTACAGccaattttttctcttctctctccaagGCAGAAATTGTAGTAAAAAGTGGAAGGCCCTTAATCATGATATAGTCAGATGCTATTACAGTTTAAGCAGTCAGTAGGATTATATTCAGGAATTAAGAGACATTATCTTTTTCATCTAAAAATTCCAGAGTATATCATATattcttttccagtttcctaTAAAACATGAACACTAACAATCAATCTATAATCATTATCATTTAGAAATGGTACTGAATAGAAGATTTCAGCAAGTCTAACGTAACACTCAGAAGTTATGTACGTTTTACAAGTACCGTGCATAGCAAAGGCtacaaaaaaaggacaaattaaaCTGGGTAATTGGGCCAATTCAACTTGTcttattttccttgaaagatTTCAGATTTTGATTCTGTACATCATcaggaaataaaggaagaatAATCCATAGTGCAATTGTAATAAGCAAAGTAATATGTAGTGATATCTTTTTGAATAAATATGGCTCACTACTGCTCAACTATCATTCATACAGTTTCAGCAACACAGCCACCTGTTGCACAGGACAGTTATACACAATTCTACAACAGGTGTATGTTCAAATAGATAATGAACtacatggaaaaatataaaaagaatattatACAATCTCATACATAAACCAGACTGTAGTGTAATTGCTTTACTTGTTTCTTAAGTtatctgaaaaatacttcaagTACTTGAAAACAGCGGCAGAATCATCTttcaatgaaaagcaaaattgcactgatttaaaaatacattacaaagtTAAATACACATTCAAATTAATGTCCTGATTTAACATTGCTTTCAGTGTTTACTTTCATTTCTTAGTACTTCTTGATTACCTGTGTTACTCCAGGAGGATCCAGAGTTTAGATAAAGAAGTTGCAGACAGTCTGTGTGTTTTAGGTATGCAGTCCGAggaagttttaatttatttaatctttttctccatcttcaCTGCTTCCTATTAGTAGAGGAAAGGTCATAAGGTACAGTGAGATTCTTCTGCACAAGCCTCACTTCTTTGCAAGACTCTTCCTAGAACTTGGCATTCTGCTATTTCACACTTCCAAGTTTTGGTTAATCTTTCCCTCAAGCTTTCAACTACCGTAAACATTGGGTACATTTATACCTAAACATCTGCTTAAATCACACAGTTCAATGTCACTTCTTAGGACGCATAAGGCACTGTAGGATCTCCAAAATAATATCTCTTATCTGTAAGTTACTAAGCAGCAAACATTATCTAATCAATAAGCACAATACAAGAACAATACAACTCTATGTATAAAcactaattacatttttatagaCATTGACCGTTAGCAAGGCTCACTGAGcagtaatatttaaataatgcaaCGTTTTATCAAGATTAATAATATGCTGAACTGATTcagtctgtttatttttgcttctcttaATCCTCAAAAACATatcaaagcttaaaaaaacctttttgttaCAGACAAGAAAGCTTCTGTTAATACTGCTAGTACTCAATACTGCTGTGAACAGATTGTTTGGCTCCCCTGACAAACTATCCTACTCACAGCTCTAGAAAACATGCTGCAACTCTTGAATGTCAAGAATACACTTTCTAAAAAGCCAtatgaaaagaaactgaactGTAAAATAAGCTTAGACAACAATGGCAGGAACATTACATTCCTAGCATCCTCATCttgtgcaaagaaaataaaattgtgacTTATGACAGTGCCATCGGGAGAATTATTCAACTGTCATAGTGTGACAGCTATACAGAAGTGCTTCAGGACTGCATAGATTTCATTCATAGAAATATAGCACTAGGGggtttttaacagaaaaattgtGGGCTTGTCCTGTAAGTTTTCCATAGAATATTCAACCGCAAGTTTGCAGCAACTTGGATGCAAAAAGCCTCAATCTAAACGGAAAGCTAGGTCTTAACTGAAATACAAGACTAGACATAACTTTCATAGtgttcaaaatgcatttttaacttaagtatttaaaatagaacAAGATTTGTCATATCTACTACTTATACCTTTGCATAAAGTTTTTAatttgtagttttaaaataataactaaATCACTTACCTCCTTGCTCTATATCGGAATCTGTAAGATGCGTCAGAGAAAAGCTTGCCATGTTTGCAGGAGAGATAGAGAATCTGGAATAAGGGGATGAATGTGACCAGTTCTGA
This region includes:
- the BHLHA15 gene encoding class A basic helix-loop-helix protein 15, with the protein product MKTKTKGKKQRHTVDKEAFSEETAMRKKELVKCLRHKERRNGGNKESSKMTTARAKHPWSNKDRHLRRLESNERERQRMHKLNNAFQALREVIPHVRAENKLSKIETLTLAKNYIKSLTSIILNMSNGHFPAAEGMGGAWGSKLYQHYQQQHGDDDHEEHLQKYSV